DNA sequence from the Streptomyces cinnabarinus genome:
GGTCTTCAGCATCTCCTTCAGCACCCGCTTGCACGCCCGCAGCTCGGCGTCGGTCAGACCGCCGCCGACCTGCCGGTTCAGGGCGTGCTCGCGCGCGAGGATCGCGTCGATCAGCGCCTCGCCCGCTGCCGTGATCCGGATCAGCGAGGACCGCTGGTGGGCGGGGTTGGGCGTGACCTCCGCCCAGCCCTCCGCCACCGCGTCGTTGACCATGCGCTGCACGAACTGCCGGGACAGCGCCATGATCCGGCCCATCTGAGGCACCGTCATCGGCCCGTACCGGCGCAGCAGCACCAGGACGGAGCGCACGCCGACGGAGACCCCCTCGACCTGTTCGCCCTGCTCGATCTTGCGCAGCCCGCGCCGGTAGAGCGCGCCGATCAGGTCGAACACCTCGGAGACGTGATGGCCGAGTTCGTCGGGCGGAAGCGGGGTGTCGTTGTCGTTCACCGGGACATCATGCATCGACCCATCATGACAACCGGGTTGTCAAAGCGCCAAGAAGATGACACCTTAGTTGTCATGACTGCTGCTGCTGATCTCCGCTTCTTCCCGTCCGCCGACGGTGACCTCGCCTACCTCGACACCGGCTCCGGCGACCCGGTCGTCCTGCTGCACTGCGGGTTCGTCGACCACCGCTTCTGGGCGGACCAGATACCGGCGCTCGCGAGCCGCTACCGGGTCATCGCCCCGGACGTACGCGGCCACGGCTTCTCGGCCAACGCGACCGAGCCGTTCCGCTGGCCCGACGACCTCGCCGCCCTGCTCCGCCATCTCGACACCGGGCCCGCCGTCCTCGTCGGTGTGTCGATGGGCGGCGTGATCGTCACGGACACGGCGCTGGAACACCCCGAACTCGTCCGAGCCGTTGTCACCTGCGGTGCGGCGACCGGCGATTTCCAGTACCAGGACCCCTGGACCCAGGAGATCGGGGCCGAGTACGCGCGCACCCTGGGCGCGGGCGACCTCGAGGGCTGGCTGGCCGCCTTCCTGCGGGTGGTGCCCGGCGAGCACCGGAGCGCCGCGGACATCGACCCGCGGATCATGGAGCGGCTCCGGGAGATGGCCCTGCACACCATCACCAAGCACACGCCGGGCGAGACGGACTGGCACGTACGGGTGACCGACTCCTGGTCCCGGCTGCCGAAGATCGACGTACCGCTGCTCGCCCTCAACGGCACCCTCGAACCGGCCGAGCTGCTCGACGCCGCCGAGCGCCTCGCCCGTACCGTCCCCGACGGCCGCACCGAGACCATCGAGGGCGTCGGTCACTACCTCAACCTGGAGAAGCCCGAGGAGTTCAACCGGATCCTGCTGGACTTCCTGCGCTCCGTATGAGGGAAGGCTGAATTGCCAAATTTAGCAACTCCCTACATGCTGAGGCTGCTGTGCCCGCTTCCGGTAACCGCGGGCACAGCGCTGTCTTTTCTGCCTCCTACGCGGGCAACGACCGGGCCCACCGTCGGTTCGTTCCCGGCCCCGTGGGCCAGAGCACCTCGACGTCGATTCCGTGGCTGCGGGCGTAGGCCACCAGATGGGCTGTGGCGTCCCGTCCGTTCGACGGCGAACCGTCCCACACCACCAGGACATGCGTGCAACTGCGCAGCAGGCTCTCGTCGGTGGCCACGCAGGCGCCCCGGTCGTCCGGGTCGTACTCCACCAGCCGGACCTGCTCCGACAGCAGGAGCAGCTCACCGGCCGCCTTCCGGTCGGGCTCGGGCAGCGGCGCGGGCACGTCGTGGTGCGACGGCAGCACCGTCACCAGGGCCAGCCCCGCCTTGCGGGCGGCCCGGCCGAACGCCACCGGCAGTCCCTTCCCCGCACGGACCAGCCCGGCCCTGCCCGCCCTGGCGAAACCTGCCAGCCGGGAGCGCAGTTCCTCCTCCACCAGCTCAAGCGTCGAGGCGCTGAGGTCGGGATGTCCCACAACAGCGATCACCCTGGCGTCCGTCCTTTCTCCCGGTCTCCCAGGGAACCTGCCCAGTGAGACGTCTGCCTGATCGTCCCGGGCGCGGACTCGGCGAGCCAGAGTCGCCCGGGGGCAGGATGGGGGCCGAAAGGACCTTGCGGGCGGCCGGCGCTCGTGCCGGGACGGCGTCCTACGGCACGACCGTCACCGGCCAGCGGCCCGCCTTCACCAGCCGGATCGCGACCGACCCCACGATCCGGTGCCCCGCCTGCTCCGAGGCGCCGACCACCACCGCGTCCGCCTTCAGATCGTCGGCCGCCTTCACCAGGCCGTTGTAGGGGTCACCGCGGAAGGTGTGGAACTCCCAGCGCACATCGAATATCCCCTTCGTGCGCTCGGTCGCCTCCCGGATCTGCGCCACCAGATCCTCGGCGATCTCGTCGGTCACCTCCGCGACCGGCGCCCCCAGCGCCGCGCCCGCCGCCATCACCGGCTGGACGTACACCACGGCCAGCAGCGCGTGCTGCCGCCGGGCCAGCCCGCCCGCGTAGGCCGCGGCCCGCAGTGAGGAGTCGGAGCCGTCGACCCCGACCACGATGACCTTCGGCCCGTCCGTACCCCGCTCGAACCGGTGCGCGTGCTGTTCCGTCACGCCGCCGAGGCTATCGGAACCCGCAGGTCCCGCCGCCGAGGGGCGGCTCGACGGCACCCTCGATGCGCTGGGGTGCCGCCTTGCTGACGGTCCGTCATGGGCCGGGCGGGTGGAATCGTGCGGCCGGTTCAGTGTCGTCGTGGTGCGTCGGTGGCCGGCCGGGCGACTGATGAGTCATGCAGAAGGATCAGTTGCTCACCCGGCTGCTCACCCGGCGCCGGGCCCTGTTCGCCGGTGTCGCCGCTGTCGGCGCCGCTGGTACCGCCGGTCTGATCGCGCTGGGCACCGACGCCGAGCCGGTCAGGACCGCCGCCCCCGCCGCGGGCCCCCCGGCGCGCCGCGCGTTCAAGCCCTCCGCCTACCGACTCCAGCCCCTCACCGGCTACGGCCCGCCCCGGGCGGCGCCCCGCCGGGTCCCGGTCCGCCACACCCCGCTGCTGCGGATGACCGGCCGCGGCCGGACCATGGTGCTGACCTTCGACGACGGCCCCGACCCCCGCTATACGCCCGCCGTCCTGGACACCCTCGCCGAGTACGACGTACGCGCGATGTTCTTCGTGTGCGGGGAGATGGCGGCCGCCCGCCCGGACCTGCTGGCCCGGATGGCGGAGGAGGGCCATGTCGTGGGCAACCACACCTGGTCCCACCCGCTTCTCACCCGGCTGACCCGCCGTCAGATCCGCTCCCAGATGGAACGCACCAGCGATGTCGTCGAGGAGGCCACCGGCGAACGCCCCCAGTGGTTCCGCGCGCCCTACGGCGCCTGGAACCGCGCCGCGTTCCAGCTCGGCGCCGAACTCGGCATGGAACCGCTGGCCTGGACCGTCGACACCCTCGACTGGACCACCCCCGGCACCCGGACCATCGTCGACCGGGTCGGGAACGGCGCCGCCCCCGGCGTCGTGGTGCTCTCGCACGACGCCGGGGGGGACCGTTCCCAGAGTGTCCGCGCCCTGCGGGACTATCTCCCCGAGCTGCTGGACTCCGGCTACCACGTCACCGTCCCGCGGCGGCAGTACACCTGAGGGGCGCCCTTCGCCCGCCCGGCCGGGGCACGCTCAGCGGACCTCGACCAGGCGGGCGAAGGTGACCACATTGCCCGCGTAGCCGCTCTGCTTGGAGAAACCGCCGCCACAGGTGATGACCCGCAATTCAGCGGTGCCCTTGGAGGCGTAGACCCGATCGCCGGGGAAGTCGTTCTTCTCGAAGACCTCGATGCCGTAGATCTCGAAGACGGCCGTCTTTCCGTCCTTGCGCGCCACCTCGACGCGACTTCCCTTCTTCAGGGCGCCGAGCCCGTAGAACACGGCGGGCCCCTGGCTGTTGTCCACATGCCCCACGACGACCGCGGTGCCCTTCTCGCCGGGCGACACGGCACCGGTGAACCAGCCCGCCAGGTTCGGGTCCTCCGGCGGCGGCGCGTCGACCCAGCCGTTCGCGTCCAGGCTCACCGGCATCATCGGCGCGTCCACCTGGATCGCCGGGATCCGCACCCGGTCCGGCACGGCGTACGGCAGCGGGTCGGGGGCGTTCGCGAAGGTGCCGCCCGGCAACCGGCTGTCCGCCGCCGCGGCCGACGCGGGCTGCGGCGGGCCCACGTCGAACTCCCCCGAACCATTCCGAATGAGCGCGAGGCCGGTCAGCAGAACAAGCGCTATCACGCCCCAAGGAGCGCGCTTCTTCCGCCGCTCCTCCTCTTCGGCCAGCTCGGACCCAATCATTCTTTTCCCCTCTCGACGCGGCCGTCGCCCCGTCATTCGCGCATACGGGAACGCTAAGCGCCGTGCGCGGAACCGGCGACGGGTGCGACTGCGAACGGGTGGCCCGGACTCCGTTCGGCAATCCTTGGTGCGCCATCCGAGTTGCCGTGACCAGGAAATTTCTGACGGTCCGTGACCTGCGGCAATATCCGATTGTGCGGTTTTCCTTCGGCGTGTCCGCTCACCAGGACGGACCATTCTCGAAATGCGGCCCTGTGCTGGGCATCTGAGGGTTTTTCTGGGAGGCGCTTTCTCGCCGATCGACCGGGGACCGTTCCCGGGGCGTCTTCCGCGGAGGATCAGATGCGTAACTCTCGTGCCCTGGCGGTGTCAGCGGCGGCGGTGGCCGCCCTCGGGCTCGCCGCCCCGGCGGCCGTCGCGTGGGACACCCCCAGCAATATCGTCGCCCTGCCCAGCGTCATCGCCCGCGGCGGCCAGCTGACCATCACCGTCGACGGCTGCCGGAACGGCGGCACCGCGACCTCCAACGCCTTCCCCTCGACCTCGCTGTCGCCCATCCACGGCGCCAACGAGACCTCGAAGGGCACGGCGACGATCAACTCCAACGCGCGCCCCGGCACGCACGACATCACCGTCACCTGCGACGGCAAGACCCTGACCCGCCCGGCCGCCTTCACCGTCATCGGCGGTGTGCAGGGCGGTATCGGCGGCAGCTCCACCTCCGGGGCCACGCCGACCGACATCGCCATCGGCGGCGGTCTGGTGGCCGCCGCGGTCGTCGGTGGCGGGCTGTTCTGGATGCGCCGCCGGTCCGAGAAGCGGATCTGATCCGCCGCTCCGTCCGGAGCTGATTCCGGCGCTCTTCGGGGATCGCACGTCAACGAAGAAGGCCTTCGCCCCGGCCCCCCCTCGCGGGGGGACCGGGGCGAAGGCCTGTGCGCGCGGCGGCGGGGGTCAGCTGCTCTCCTCCGAGGTGCGCTTGCGGGAGAGGCGGTAGGCCGCCCCGATCGAGCCCGCGATGAGCAGGGCACCGAGACCGATCTCCTTGAGGTCGAACCCGGCGACGCTGCCGCCCTCACCGGCGTGCACTCCGCGCGGCGGGACGAGCGGCTGCGGGATCGGGTGGCCGGTGGGCCGGCCGCCGGCGATGGTCAGATCCGTGGATCCGCCGGCGCCGTCACAGGTGAACATGACCTTGTACATCGCCCCCGGCTTGGCGTCCCAGTCCACGACGGCCGTCGCGTGCGACTGGCCCGGCGGGATGGTGACCGTGTCGAAGACCGCGGAGTTGACCGTGGCGGGTCCCTTGCAGCCGCCGTCCCGTTCGATCCGCAGGGTGACCTGGCCGCCCGCCGCGATGGTGGACGGCAGGACGCTGAAGCCGAACGGCGTGATGTTGTCCTCGCCCTTCGCCTGGGCGGCGGGCGCGGTGAAGGTCAGGGCCGTCAGGCCCAGCAGTGCGGCCGAAGCGACGCGTATCGCGCGCATGGTGGTTCCTCCGGGTCCCCGAGGAGCAGCTGCGGACCTTTTCCGCTTGCGCCAGAAATGCACCTCGATGATCGAAACGCTAGGAAGGTGCGCACATCTGCGCGAACGCAGTCGTACGAATGGGGCAAGCGTGTGGGCCGCTCAGGGGACAGGTGTTCCCGCGACCGGGGGACGGCGACGGTGTGTCGCCCCCGCCCCCGGCGTGCCGCCCGGGTGAGCCGCCGTCAGCCCTTGGCGTCCGGGAAGAGGTTCAGGAACGGTTCCGCGGACGCCGTGACGCCTCGGCTGTAGGGCGCATCGAAGTCCCAGATGAGGAAGAGCAGGAAGGCGATCAGCGCGGAGAACAGCCCGGCGAGGATCAGCTCGCGGGGTGTTCGCCGGATCTGGAGGGCGAGGATCATCCCGATGGTGATCACGGCCCCGGCGATCAGCCCGAACCACACCACCCCCGGCATGGTCTCCCCGGTCGCGCCGGCGCGGGCGTTGCGTGCCTGGTCGGCGGCGGCGACCTGGTCGACGATCGGCTGGTAGGCCTGGGCCTCGAAGTCGGTGCGCGGTTCGTAGTCGGTGACGTCCTCCCGGACGCGCTGGAGCAGCTCGGCGCCCCGGTCGGTCACCTCGCTGCGGTCGGCCATTGTCTTCCACTCGACGGTGACGACGTGTCCGACATAGGCGTTGACATCCTCCCGAATACGGTCACGCACCTCGGGCGGATACACGCGGACCCGCTCGGAGACCTCGTGCAGGGCGATCGCCTCGGCTTGGACGTGGTCCTCGGCCGCGCTGCGTCCCTCCCACACACCCGCGATGGCCAGGCCCAGCACGATGGCGTAGACGACACCGATCCACATCGTCATGTACTCGATGACGTCCGGCGTCTCGGAGGGGTCCTCGTCGTCCGCCGCCGTGCGATGACGGACGAACGTGATGATGATCACCACGACGCAGGCGGCCACCATCGCGAGGGTGAGAACAAGCCATTCCGGCAAGGGATGCCTCCAGGGATCAGCGCGGGCGCAGCGCGGCGACGGCGACGATCGCGGGCGCGGCGATGAGCAGGACGAAGGTGAGGGGCGCGGTGGCACCGCGGCTGGGCGGCCGCTTGGGCGCGGGGCGGTGGCGCGGGTAGTGCACCGGGGCCACGGAAGGACGCGGGGCGGGCTCGGCCGACGGCGTCGGGGTCGGCTCGGGGCTCGGCGGCGGTGGGGTGGGTGCGGGGGGCGGGGCCTGCTGCGGGCGGGGCGCCGCGGGCGCGGGGGCCGGGGGCGGCGGTTTCGGGGTCGGGGTGGGGGGCGGTGGTGGTGTCGGCCTGGGCCGCTCGGGGGTGGGCTTCGGGGGCGGTTTCGGGGTGGGCTTCGGCGGTTCGGGTGGGGGCGTCGGGGTCGGGCAGGGCGTGGGGGGAGGCGGGGGTGGCGTCGGTGGCGGGCACGAAGGGGGAGTGAGCCAGGTGGCGCTCCCGGCGACCGCCACCGCCTCGGTGCCGCCCGGCCCGGTCGAGGCGTACGCGCAGGCGTCGGCCGCGGCCGGGGCGGCCGGTGCCCCCACGAGCAGCCAGCTCAGGGCCAGCAGTGCCAATACCCGGGCGGCGAGGGCGGAATGGGTCGATTCGGGTCCATGCACGACTCAGGATCCTGAGGTCCGCCGACGGTCCAGAATCCTTTCTGCTCGGGTGGATTGCCCCGAATGAGGGACAGCGGCGGCGGGCGGTTTGATGGGCGGCCCACCGGGCGCCCGCCGCCCCGGTCACCTGTGCGAGTGGCGGGAGTGATCACAGGTTTTGGAAAGAAATTTGCGCCGCGATTGAACACGACCATGGTCCGGCTGCGTACCCAATGCTGTGCGGCGGCGCAGCAGGGCGCTGCAACACCCTTGTGATTATGGGGAGTTGAAGATGAAGACCTCGTGGCGGAGCGCCTCGCTCGTGGTGAGCGCCGTGGCCGTGCTGGCGCTGACGACGGCGTGCGGTCAGGAGACCACCCCGCCGGCGAGCAGCCAGAACGTCGGTGCGACGGCCGCGGCCGGGGATTACGGATCCGCCGGTACGGGCCTGGGCACGGGCGCCGAATCCGGTACCGCCGGAGCGGGTGCGGCCGGGGCCGGGGCCGGGACCCAGGCGACCGCGGCCGGCGAACTTTCCGTGTCCACCAACGCCGAGCTGGGCAAGGTGCTGACCGACAGTGCCGGGCTCACCCTCTACCGCTTCGACAAGGACACCGCGGAACCGCCGAAGACCAACTGTGACGGCGACTGCGCCACGGCCTGGCCGCCGGTTCCCGCGGACGACGCCAGCGCCGGCGCCGGAGTTGACGAGTCGGAGCTCGGCGAGGTCACCCGCGCCGACGGCACCAAGCAGCTGACCATCGGCGGCTGGCCCGCGTACCGCTATGCCAAGGACGTCAACGCCGGTGACACCAAGGGACAGGGTGTGGGCGGCACTTGGTACGCGCTGGCCCCCGACGGCAAGAAGGCCAAGGCGGCCGCCGATCTGCCCGGCCTGTCCACCCGCAAGGACCCCAAGCTCGGTGAGATCGTCGTCGACAAGAACGGCATGACGGTCTACCGCTTCATGAAGGACGAGGCCTGGCCGGAGCCGGTCTCCAACTGCACCGGTGCCTGCCTGGAGAAGTGGCCGGTGGTCGCGCCGGTGGCGAACAACGACACCAAGGGCGTGCAGAAGAAGGGCCTGATGAGCTTCACCCGCTCCGACGGCGCCAAGCAGCAGACCGTCAACTGCTGGCCCATCTACACCTTCGCCGGTGACAAGGCCCCCGGCGACACGAACGGTCAGGGCGTCGGCGGCACCTGGTACGCCGTGGCCCCCGACGGAAAGCCGATCGGCGCGCCGGAAGAGGAGTAGGAGGCGAGAGCTCGACGAGTGCAGGGCGAACGGTCAGCGCGCTGAACCACAGGTCCACCCCTTCCGCACCGCAACGGAGGGGGTGGACCTGTGTGTTGGACCGGACCGGCCGTCGTCCCCCTTTCCCATGATTCGGAACTCTGTGGAATGCTTCGGATGCATTTCGTAACCGGAATCCCGTCTCGTGAATTCGGCACGTGCCGCAGGCAGTGACCGGGAACGGATGGTCAATTTCCGTTTCGGCTCGCCCCTTTGGCGGGCGATCAGTAGCCTCAGCTCGAACACTGGATCGCCTGAGCCTTGGAGAGGTAGATGGAGCGTCCCGCGTGGGCCCCACGGAGCATCGACATCTCGGTGCCGAGCGTCTCGCGAATCTACGACTACTACCTGGGCGGTTCGCACAACTTCGAGGTCGACCGGGAAGCCGCCCGCCGGGCCATGGAGTTCCTGCCGGGACTGCCCAAGGTGATGCAGGCGAACCGGGCGTTCATGCGCCGCGCCGTGCGCTACGCCGCCGCCGAGGGCATCACCCAGTTCCTCGACATCGGCTCGGGCATCCCCACCTTCGGCAATGTCCATGAGGTGGCGCGGGCCGCCAGCCCCGAGGCGCGGGTGGTCTACGTCGACCACGACCCGGTCGCCGTCGCGCACAGCGAGGCGGTGCTGGACGGCGACGAGCGCACCGGCGTCGTCGCGGCCGATCTGCGCAAGCCGCACGAGATCCTGGCGAGCCCCCAGGTGGAGCGGCTTCTCGACCTGAACCGTCCGGTGGCCCTGCTGCTCGTTGCCATACTGCACTTCGTGGAAGACGCGGACGACCCGTATACGGCGGTGGCCGAGCTGCGCGACGCGCTCGCGCCCGGCAGCCTGCTGATCCTCACCCATGCCTCGTACGAGGGAATCCCGCTTCCCGCGGAGCGGGCCGAGGGCACGGTGGGCGTATACAAGGACATTCGCAACCCGCTGATCATGCGCTCGCGCGAGGAGATCGCGCGGTTCTTCGAGGGGTACGACATGGTGGAACCCGGACTGGTGTCGATGCCGCGGTGGCGGCCGGACACCGCACCGGAGGAGGAGGATCCATGGGCCTTCTCCGGGTTCGCGGGCGTGGGGCGTACGGCGTGAGCGCGGAGCCGGACGGGCCGGAGGACAGACTGCGCCGGTTCGCGACGATCTGGAGCCGGGCCGTGTTCCCGGTGACCTCCACCTCGTCGACCCGGCCGGAGTTCGAGCAACAACTGCTGCCGCTCGCCCGCCGGTTGAGCCAGGGCCTGCTGGCCAGGGCCTTCGACGCGGAGGAGGCGCGCGCGGTGGGCGCCGCCCTGGTGGGCGCGCACTGCACCGACCCGGAGGCACTCAGCCGCAGCCTGGACTGCGTCGACGCCTACTTGGTGCTGTACTGCGGCGACGGCAGCGCCCAGGAGGACCTGCGGGCCCGCAGCGGCCGGCTCCAGCACGCCATGGCGGCCGGGTTCGCCCAGGCGCTGCGCGAACGGACGCTGGCCGAGCAGGAGGCGATCTCCGCGGCGGCCCTGGCGGCCCAGGGCGTGGTGGCACAGGCGCTGCACGCCAGCGAGGCCCGCTTCCGCGCGGTGTTCGAGGGCGCCGCCATAGGAATCGGCATCGCCGACCTGGCGGGCAACATACTGCAGGTCAACGGCGCCCTGGTGCGCATGTTCGGCGGCGCGGAGCAACTGGTGCGCGGCCGCAACGTCATGGAGTGGACGCACCCCGAGGACGCGCCGCAGGTCTGGAAGCTCTACGAGGAGCTGGTGCGCGGCGAGCGCGAGCACTACCACGTGGAGAAGGCGTTCTACCGCCCCGACGGAACGGTCCTGTGGACCAACCTCACCGTCTCCCTGCTGCGCGACGCCGACGGCAACCCCGAGTACCAGCTGGCCCTCATGGAGGACACCACCGAGCGGCGGCTGCTCAACCTCCGGCTGCGCTACGAGGCCACTCATGACGCGCTCACCGGGCTGCCCAACCGCACGCTGTTCTTCGAGCGCCTGGAGAAGGCGCTGGGCGCGGGGGAGGGCCAGCGGTTCGGGCTGTGCTATCTCGACCTCGACGG
Encoded proteins:
- a CDS encoding SCO0930 family lipoprotein, encoding MKTSWRSASLVVSAVAVLALTTACGQETTPPASSQNVGATAAAGDYGSAGTGLGTGAESGTAGAGAAGAGAGTQATAAGELSVSTNAELGKVLTDSAGLTLYRFDKDTAEPPKTNCDGDCATAWPPVPADDASAGAGVDESELGEVTRADGTKQLTIGGWPAYRYAKDVNAGDTKGQGVGGTWYALAPDGKKAKAAADLPGLSTRKDPKLGEIVVDKNGMTVYRFMKDEAWPEPVSNCTGACLEKWPVVAPVANNDTKGVQKKGLMSFTRSDGAKQQTVNCWPIYTFAGDKAPGDTNGQGVGGTWYAVAPDGKPIGAPEEE
- a CDS encoding alpha/beta fold hydrolase, yielding MTAAADLRFFPSADGDLAYLDTGSGDPVVLLHCGFVDHRFWADQIPALASRYRVIAPDVRGHGFSANATEPFRWPDDLAALLRHLDTGPAVLVGVSMGGVIVTDTALEHPELVRAVVTCGAATGDFQYQDPWTQEIGAEYARTLGAGDLEGWLAAFLRVVPGEHRSAADIDPRIMERLREMALHTITKHTPGETDWHVRVTDSWSRLPKIDVPLLALNGTLEPAELLDAAERLARTVPDGRTETIEGVGHYLNLEKPEEFNRILLDFLRSV
- a CDS encoding universal stress protein codes for the protein MTEQHAHRFERGTDGPKVIVVGVDGSDSSLRAAAYAGGLARRQHALLAVVYVQPVMAAGAALGAPVAEVTDEIAEDLVAQIREATERTKGIFDVRWEFHTFRGDPYNGLVKAADDLKADAVVVGASEQAGHRIVGSVAIRLVKAGRWPVTVVP
- a CDS encoding DUF4239 domain-containing protein codes for the protein MPEWLVLTLAMVAACVVVIIITFVRHRTAADDEDPSETPDVIEYMTMWIGVVYAIVLGLAIAGVWEGRSAAEDHVQAEAIALHEVSERVRVYPPEVRDRIREDVNAYVGHVVTVEWKTMADRSEVTDRGAELLQRVREDVTDYEPRTDFEAQAYQPIVDQVAAADQARNARAGATGETMPGVVWFGLIAGAVITIGMILALQIRRTPRELILAGLFSALIAFLLFLIWDFDAPYSRGVTASAEPFLNLFPDAKG
- a CDS encoding class F sortase; protein product: MIGSELAEEEERRKKRAPWGVIALVLLTGLALIRNGSGEFDVGPPQPASAAAADSRLPGGTFANAPDPLPYAVPDRVRIPAIQVDAPMMPVSLDANGWVDAPPPEDPNLAGWFTGAVSPGEKGTAVVVGHVDNSQGPAVFYGLGALKKGSRVEVARKDGKTAVFEIYGIEVFEKNDFPGDRVYASKGTAELRVITCGGGFSKQSGYAGNVVTFARLVEVR
- a CDS encoding SAM-dependent methyltransferase; this encodes MERPAWAPRSIDISVPSVSRIYDYYLGGSHNFEVDREAARRAMEFLPGLPKVMQANRAFMRRAVRYAAAEGITQFLDIGSGIPTFGNVHEVARAASPEARVVYVDHDPVAVAHSEAVLDGDERTGVVAADLRKPHEILASPQVERLLDLNRPVALLLVAILHFVEDADDPYTAVAELRDALAPGSLLILTHASYEGIPLPAERAEGTVGVYKDIRNPLIMRSREEIARFFEGYDMVEPGLVSMPRWRPDTAPEEEDPWAFSGFAGVGRTA
- a CDS encoding MarR family winged helix-turn-helix transcriptional regulator; amino-acid sequence: MNDNDTPLPPDELGHHVSEVFDLIGALYRRGLRKIEQGEQVEGVSVGVRSVLVLLRRYGPMTVPQMGRIMALSRQFVQRMVNDAVAEGWAEVTPNPAHQRSSLIRITAAGEALIDAILAREHALNRQVGGGLTDAELRACKRVLKEMLKTFDEEDAG
- a CDS encoding polysaccharide deacetylase family protein; the protein is MQKDQLLTRLLTRRRALFAGVAAVGAAGTAGLIALGTDAEPVRTAAPAAGPPARRAFKPSAYRLQPLTGYGPPRAAPRRVPVRHTPLLRMTGRGRTMVLTFDDGPDPRYTPAVLDTLAEYDVRAMFFVCGEMAAARPDLLARMAEEGHVVGNHTWSHPLLTRLTRRQIRSQMERTSDVVEEATGERPQWFRAPYGAWNRAAFQLGAELGMEPLAWTVDTLDWTTPGTRTIVDRVGNGAAPGVVVLSHDAGGDRSQSVRALRDYLPELLDSGYHVTVPRRQYT